The following proteins are co-located in the Periplaneta americana isolate PAMFEO1 chromosome 12, P.americana_PAMFEO1_priV1, whole genome shotgun sequence genome:
- the LOC138711286 gene encoding uncharacterized protein → MNSAVKRENTLKAIFNKEETRPTAFDIHRWIEEGLRIKDTEIQAIQLVGKQNAVYIKLTNKISYEHYLQQHTGSSSVKLMNGDNVTVNITPADEEVVMVRVLNIPPEVSNERIRNVLQNYGKVQHIENEKWSSKFRYNVYTGIRITHMVLNKVIPSSIVIAGHEAYVTYPGQELTCFSCGSTAHIRQACPNRNIKAPVTIQSRTRFTLSDLIPSPSVSTAVTTPTMTSVSSENGTDILSEKQASIGTSDTKLMHESTSLQKNSITQKSSAVADKTVTMTIEQGDSETDSADDVSEILHEQPVKKYKAMESSDTGECSANGQKNPVEVVVPVITGDSKDPEGTRRAKASVPEDWNEAMQQEEQDLGSTNKSSSQEIGVRKLAKSGNSPKHRSHPYKGEGSKLGFPLLRPVD, encoded by the coding sequence ATGAATAGTGCAGTTAAAAGGGAAAATACTTTAAAAGCaatatttaataaagaagaaacgcGTCCGACAGCATTTGACATACATAGATGGATAGAAGAAGGGTTACGTATCAAAGATACGGAAATACAAGCGATTCAGTTAGTAGGGAAACAAaatgcagtgtatattaaacttacaaataaaattagttaCGAACATTACCTACAACAACATACTGGATCATCATCCGTTAAACTTATGAATGGAGATAATGTAACAGTCAACATAACCCCTGCAGACGAAGAAGTCGTTATGGTACGAGTGCTCAACATACCACCGGAAGTGTCCAATGAAAGAATACGAAACGTGCTACAGAACTATGGGAAAGTGCAACATATAGAAAATGAAAAGTGGtcatcaaaatttcgatataatGTCTATACCGGTATACGCATTACACACATGGTACTAAACAAGGTCATACCTTCGTCGATTGTCATAGCCGGTCACGAAGCCTATGTAACTTACCCTGGGCAGGAACTTACGTGTTTTTCTTGTGGAAGTACAGCTCATATACGGCAAGCTTGTCCTAATAGGAATATAAAAGCGCCTGTGACGATACAATCTCGAACACGTTTTACACTGAGTGACTTGATCCCTTCCCCTAGTGTTTCTACAGCAGTGACAACTCCTACTATGACTAGTGTTTCATCTGAAAATGGGACTGATATTTTATCCGAAAAACAAGCATCTATTGGTACTTCGGATACAAAATTAATGCACGAGAGTACTTCATTGCAAAAGAATTCAATAACGCAAAAGAGTAGTGCAGTGGCTGATAAGACGGTGACTATGACGATAGAACAGGGTGACTCGGAAACAGATTCAGCAGATGACGTATCCGAGATTCTTCACGAGCAACCAGTGAAAAAGTATAAAGCAATGGAATCATCTGACACTGGTGAGTGTTCTGCCAATGGGCAGAAGAATCCTGTCGAAGTTGTTGTTCCGGTTATTACAGGTGATTCAAAGGATCCTGAAGGAACTCGGCGAGCAAAAGCATCAGTTCCAGAGGATTGGAACGAAGCAATGCAACAAGAAGAGCAAGATCTTGGATCGACAAACAAGTCCTCGTCACAAGAGATTGGTGTAAGGAAATTGGCTAAAAGCGGTAATTCTCCAAAACATCGTTCGCACCCTTACAAAGGAGAAGGCAGTAAACTAGGATTTCCACTATTACGTCCAGTTGACTAG